A window from Plectropomus leopardus isolate mb chromosome 21, YSFRI_Pleo_2.0, whole genome shotgun sequence encodes these proteins:
- the LOC121960983 gene encoding LOW QUALITY PROTEIN: uncharacterized protein LOC121960983 (The sequence of the model RefSeq protein was modified relative to this genomic sequence to represent the inferred CDS: inserted 1 base in 1 codon): protein MELSESVQRGLQSLADPSSFDQSSFQALLDASYSSLLSSAADPGVLDQPELKRIDQILLKQSHTAATTFILEAVKQNADKSTISSSLEELTFSAERTEMFYCTHQVANNVAFIIYFHVXLVTVADLYIDLCFVLQKHKKDLEHLLASIGRCPPQINDVSWRLQYHVKNGQVDKVNEPFYLISLNTENEGSPEDINFTCTVEQLQDLVGKLKDAAKCVEKATTRSRDQSGAVELQAILGTVSVSTEHTHTAAFYWGVKRIFWRQSYRCRSGSLPEPKPEDWALLTPRIGYAQSAQAARKRGVLFAHLKCAPVRRALSATDSVCSLLQDGGSAPIHLLLIASQLSLSIRLKTHRFPAEPPGFLFLSFNMHRTTRIKITELNPHLMCVLCGGYFIDATTIIECLHSFCKMCIVRYLETSKYCPICDVQVHKTKPLLNIRSDKTLQDIVYKLVPGLFKNEMKRRRDFYAEHPVDASNGSNEDRGEVADEDKRIITDDEIISLSIEFFDHSRLGGAMEEKQSKEQSMVANKRYLQCPAAMTVMHLRKFLRSKMDIPNAYQVEVMYEDEPLKDYYTLMDIAYIYTWRRNGPLPLKYRVRPNCKKMKVSHAQQEGQNSASRSGPESDSASDKAGSPAGAPSTSSSLPSPGTPAQSPHPQLPHGPNNVSWSPAAAPPNPSTPSRAFTQFGSGGGGSKPRKVSLNGSATSSG, encoded by the exons ATGGAGTTGTCTGAGTCTGTGCAGAGAGGGTTGCAGTCTCTCGCCGACCCGTCCTCCTTCGACCAAAGCAGCTTCCAGGCGCTGCTGGACGCGTCCTACAGCAGCCTGCTGTCATCTGCAGCGGACCCGGGAGTCCTCG ATCAGCCCGAGCTGAAGCGCATCGACCAGATCCTGCTGAAACAGAGTCACACCGCAGCGACCACCTTCATACTGGAGGCGGTCAAACAAAACGCTGACAAGTCGACGATAAG CTCAAGCCTTGAAGAACTTACATTCAGCGCAGAGAGAACAGAAATGTTCTATTGCACGCATCAGGTGGCGAACAATGTtgcctttattatttatttccatg gTCTTGTGACTGTGGCTGACTTGTACATTgatctatgttttgttttacagaaacataaaaaagatcTGGAACATCTGTTGGCAAG CATAGGAAGGTGTCCACCTCAGATCAACGACGTGTCATGGCGTCTACAATACCACGTTAAG AACGGCCAGGTCGATAAGGTCAACGAGCCTTTCTACTTGATTTCATTGAACACGGAG AATGAAGGATCCCCAGAAGATATCAACTTTACTTGCACAGTGGAGCAGCTACAG GATTTGGTGGGAAAGCTCAAAGACGCTGCCAAGTGTGTGGAGAAAGCCA CAACGAGATCACGTGACCAAAGCGGGGCGGTCGAACTACAAGCCATTTTGGGGACGGTGTCAGTTTCCacggagcacacacacactgctgcattttACTGGGGGGTGAAGCGGATATTTTGGAGGCAAAGTTATCGGTGCCGAAGTGGGAGCCTTCCCGAGCCGAAGCCGGAGGACTGGGCTCTCTTGACGCCGCGAATCGGATACGCTCAGAGCGCGCAAGCGGCGAGGAAAAGAGGAGTTTTATTCGCACATCTGAAATGCGCTCCGGTCCGCCGTGCGCTCTCCGCCACTGACAGCGTCTGCAGCCTGCTTCAAGATGGCGGCTCGGCTCCTATTCATTTGCTGCTGATCGCCTCCCAACTTTCATTGTCTATTCGCCTCAAGACCCACCGATTCCCCGCCGAGCCTCCAG GATTCTTGTTCCTCTCCTTCAACATGCATCGGACGACCAGGATAAAGATAACCGAGCTGAACCCTCACCTCATGTGCGTCCTGTGTGGAGGATATTTCATAGACGCAACGACCATCATTGAATGTCTTCACTCAT TTTGCAAGATGTGCATTGTGCGCTACTTGGAAACCAGCAAATACTGTCCCATCTGTGATGTACAAGTGCACAAAACCAAGCCTCTGCTCAACATAAG GTCTGACAAAACTCTACAGGACATTGTGTACAAACTGGTCCCCGGCCTCTTCAAAA ATgaaatgaagaggaggagagactttTATGCAGAGCACCCCGTAGATG CATCTAATGGATCAAATGAGGACCGTGGAGAGGTGGCAGACGAGGACAAGAGAATAATTACAGATGATGAGATCATCAGCCTCTCTATTGAGTTCTTCGACCACAGCAG ACTGGGAGGTGCAATGGAGGAGAAGCAATCTAAAGAGCAGAGTATG GTGGCTAACAAGAGGTACCTACAGTGTCCAGCAGCCATGACAGTCATGCATCTGAGGAAGTTTCTGCGCAGCAAAATGGACATCCCAAATGCCTACCag gTTGAAGTCATGTATGAAGATGAACCCCTGAAAGATTACTATACGTTAATGGATATAGCATACATCTACACTTGGAGAAGG AACGGCCCTTTGCCACTGAAGTACAGAGTCCGACCCAACTGTAAGAAGATGAAGGTGAGCCACGCGCAGCAGGAAGGCCAGAACAGCGCGAGCAGATCCGGTCCGGAGAGCGACTCTGCCAGCGACAAAGCCGGGAGTCCCGCCGGGGCTCCGTCCACGTCCTCGTCGCTGCCGAGTCCCGGCACGCCTGCTCAGTCCCCGCACCCACAGCTCCCGCACGGCCCTAATAACGTCAGCTGGAGCCCAGCCGCCGCCCCTCCGAACCCTTCGACCCCCAGCCGAGCCTTCACTCAGTTcggcagcggcggcggcggcagcaaACCCCGGAAGGTTTCTCTGAACGGCTCGGCGACCTCCTCCGGATGA